In a single window of the Aquarana catesbeiana isolate 2022-GZ linkage group LG13, ASM4218655v1, whole genome shotgun sequence genome:
- the LOC141116845 gene encoding ribosome quality control complex subunit NEMF-like, which translates to MKNRFNTIDIRAVISELQDSLLGMRVYNVYDVDNKTYLIRLQKPDSKAVVLVESGIRIHTTEFEWPKNMMPSGFAMKV; encoded by the exons ATGAAGAACAGATTCAATACCATAGATATCCGGGCTGTCATCTCAGAGCTGCAGGACAG TCTGCTGGGCATGCGCGTGTACAATGTCTACGATGTGGATAACAAGACTTACCTCATCCGCCTGCAAAA gccaGACTCTAAAGCCGTAGTTCTGGTGGAATCCGGGATCAGAATTCACACCACGGAGTTTGAATGGCCCAAGAATATGATGCCATCTGGGTTTGCAATGAAGGTTTAA